In a single window of the bacterium genome:
- a CDS encoding diguanylate cyclase yields the protein MGYETFVRDRNGRDLPIRISCTLLLEDGEESGVIGFFQDITDMRKMEDELRNLAIILPDTSANCALVPAERLRTRFEAVPFLPAGSETAVSVTVSIGIAEFIPERSLDHLIRLADAAMYKAKQNGRNRTVISEE from the coding sequence GTGGGCTACGAGACGTTTGTGCGGGACAGGAACGGACGCGACCTGCCCATCCGCATCAGCTGCACGCTTCTTTTAGAGGACGGGGAGGAATCCGGGGTCATCGGCTTTTTTCAGGACATCACTGATATGAGGAAGATGGAGGATGAGTTGCGGAACCTTGCCATTATCCTGCCGGACACCTCCGCAAATTGCGCACTGGTCCCGGCTGAGCGCCTGCGCACCAGGTTTGAAGCGGTTCCGTTCCTGCCTGCAGGATCGGAGACGGCGGTGTCGGTGACCGTTTCCATCGGGATCGCGGAGTTCATTCCCGAGCGCAGTCTTGACCACTTGATCCGATTAGCCGATGCGGCCATGTACAAGGCGAAACAAAACGGACGCAACCGAACGGTGATATCAGAAGAATAA